caaatataagtggagatagtgatttatCCACCATTAAGGTTCCCAGAGCCCAcactaacatttattttctatccaatccggtcataaggtcacgcaaacctggattaagaggaaaacacatttcctactaatccaaacttttgtgacaacaaaggatttcaatggcagggactcaatccccactattatttgcaatgtggtccacttgatcctaaatctgcctcattcttcagctcatgcccaaaaatgagctttccaaatggttggaaggcttggatgcaacacatgcatcatgatggatcccatagatggatggatctggctcattctttagctcatacccaataatgagcttgcaaaatggattgatggtttggatgcaacacatgcatcatggtggggtccaatacCCATCCAGCAGCCAGCAAAATGGCCGGAcggtttgaataaaacacatacattaccgtgggatccaccgtccgcctggacggtggcaataaagcacatgcatcattgtggttcccacttggggcccaccataatgctcaattgcaatccaacccgttggtaaggtcaggcggacctggatgaaaacgaaagacaaatttcatcttgatccaagacttctgtggacccaaaaataggtttcaatggcaaacaatTCAACCCACTGTTTCTTCTGATGTGGGTCACCTGAGTCTTGAGTgttgctgaaatttggagggggcccactgatggaggtggcccaccatatgaacgggttggatggaaaatatacatcagggtggggcccacggctgggaccgtgggtccctgccaagCGACCGCCCGCCCGCTGGCGCAGGCGCTGTCAGCGCGTCtgacagcagcgttgctgctgctgtatattatgattattattttttttttgaaatcacaaGAAACCGTGGTTTtacatgtgtggggcccgcatcaatgGAATCTGACCCTGCTgttgggtcccatggcttaatacaaggcaaacgagcccaatattgaatatattttggtgaatagaCATAGCAgttgatttttcaacggtaaccactacagtttctcatgctatggcccaccagatactcagatcagcttcatttttcggcttaatgcctaaaatgaactcgagaatggaatggacggtttggattaggtcCATACATTaacgtggggcctgcataagctgcccaccccaaagcttgaaccaagctgatatctTTGTGCTGTCTTGACAGCAACCACTCCATCATTCCATGCTTcactgacgtccagcgtcctggacggttttgggtgcaacacatgttcaggtgggccccaccttcacacgtacggtttaggtgggccaccatatgcatggatggtgtggataaaacattcctcaaggtggggtccatccaagtgagccacacatcatataaaaatgaaaagagagagagagagagatgggccacacatcccataaaaatgaaaagagagagagagaagcacctaCCTCTAGATCGACTCATTCTTTAATCCTTCGGGTCTTCAAGCCTTCTAGGATccttttcaacggtggagatgggcttctaatggcaggattgaaggggatctaaggtgtaAGAGGGCTAGCCatggagatgggttgggacgtccatggctctAGCAAAGGTTGGAGaataaggaagaaagagggagggagagagagataagagagagagaggttattatggcttgtcataatggtgtaaggccatcattaatgCCTAGGTAAGGATAgatgttgacttttgggaaaaGGTGAGGGAATGATTACCTAACACATCACCCCATAAAGGCTTAGAAAATTGTGTCATTGCAATAGGTGGGTCCCGTAATGTGCAGTCAACAGTCATTACAATGCGTGGGCCATCACTAGTCATCCGAGCgttgcattgacgcacgagacgcggcattggaaccgtggcgataaTACGGTCatgatggtacaagtttcgactcGAACCGACTCAGATATACTTAACACAACTCAAGATCGCGCGCATATGctaataacagatcgcgggtcgctggaattcgaccggaaggaccgcggaaacctacggaacgatacagtctaggacacgggccttacaactagcctaacacataattgaaatACAATTGAACTAgtctaacatgaatttcaatgaacttgaaatgcgatTGAACTAGCCAAACATCAAATTTTAAGGTCATTACTCGGagaattcaaccaatcatgaactgGGAATtacaatgaaaaaaaagaagaagaagctagctatcaagtggaccacactgtaaaaggcagttgaggattgaacgtctactattgaaacccttttaggagtcatataagttttggatcattatgaaatttggttttcctcttcatccaggtctttgtaaccttatgaatagattggatggaaaatatatgttatggtgggccctacaaaatttttaacggtgaaaatcaattttcccgctgctctttgtggtgtggtccaattgatctttggatatgattctttttatatatatatatatataataatgctccaaaatgatctcgaaatatggatgaacattgtggatataataaatacataactgtggggccgatgtaactttgatctcctttgagcgggGTGAACAAAAAAATTGAgggagacaaacatgaaattgagcggggaaactgaaaattgagcgggacaaacatgaaattgagccgggcaaactagaaattgagcggggcaaacatgaaattaagcgtggcaaactagaaattgagcagggcaaacatgaaattgagcggggcaaactagaaattgagcgaggcaaactgaaatttgagcgaggcaaactagaaattgagcggggcaaactaaaaattgagtgggcaaactagaaattgagtgaggcaaaaatgaaattgagcggggaaaactagaaattgaacgtggaaaacatgaaattgagcgtgcAGTGACATTGAACTTACTGTCTCTTCATcaatatcataatcatcatccgaGACTTGTGGTGGATTGAAGAAGTTGAAGAAACTATCACATTGTTCAGTTTTTGTAATGGGCTTGGCATTCTTTAATCCCTTCTTTGGCTTCTTTTTCAGAACCTTCTGTGTCAGGCTCTTTCCAAGATACCATTCAATCTCCGTCCTATAAGTACCCCAACCAAATTCCACATCAtgtaagaaataaaattgaacTAAATTAAAtacaataagaagaagaaaaccaaCTAATAGAATTTCTTAGTCATGGAAAGTTATGAGCAATAACAATACCCTATGGCCTTCTCAAGAataggttcatcatcatcaatcatgTGATATGTCTTTGTTAGAACAGTGTTCTTGAAGTATGGATTAGGATCAAAGAAGAATTCGAGCTTGAAGCCCTTGGGATCATTAATTCTAAACCACTTGATATCTTTAAGGTACTTGAGAGCCCCTTCATCGCGTTCAAAAATCTGAAATGAGAAACAAGGAAAGTATAAGAACCAtactagaaagaaagaaaaagaaaaagaaaaagaaaacacgaGTTGGTGAAACATCATTTTTTGAGTCATTGACCTCCTCACCAACCACTTCGTTGGTTTTCATTGCAGTGAGCCAAAAATCTGGTACTCCTTTCTCTGAAAAAACAACACAATAAGCATCCTAAACAAAGTATTTTCAATAAATTGGAGCACTCAAGGTTTGTTAAATACCTTCTGTAGCTTTATCCTTTGTAGGTGTTCCCTCAATGCCCAGAGCAACACAAAAAGTTACCTAGACTAAGTAATACTTGCTGTGTGCAACACAGCATAATGTGTTAATCACCCACGTGCTGCTGTATCAAGTAAAACAATTAACTCGATATGGCAAAATAATAAACCATGTTCAGAAAGTGTCTTttcaataaacaaataaaaatgatACCTTTGCATACAATGGATCATACATCTTCTGGTACTTAGCTTCAAGTGCCGCTCTCTCCTCAAAAAATTTTGCCTCCAGCTCATCATGTTGGCTCTGCAAATTGAGAAACCATTAcaagattcaaaactcaaatctTCTCTCAAGTACATCCATCATAAGCAGGGAGAAACATGTAGAGGTTTGACATGGTCAGATACTCGTGACTGTGAAACTATGTTAGgaaagcaagaaagaaaaaacatCCTAGAAATGAAACAAGCATTGATTATATTCTGAGAACCAGGAAAACGCCAAGCAACAGACATTGAAGACATTAAACATAATAGCAATTCTGAATAGCAATACAACTGAGCAAGTGAACAATACCTTTGTGCAGTTCCACCACATCACCAAGTGCTACTTAAAGAGTGTatcaaaataaatgcaaataaaaaaaacTAGAACAGAGATTTAACAAAGTCAAGAATAAATATCCTACAGAACTACTGGAAGAAAAGGACCTTTGTTCATAATTTTTCTTTCCAGTTTAAAATTAACAAATAGAAAATCAATTGCAGTTTGCATAAGAAGGTTAGTTAGATGCTTCTAGTAGTATCTGAGAGGGGCCTCAATATTTATGAGAATTTGTAGAAATTGGAAGTGAATGGTGACCTCAAGATGAGCTAAATGAATGAACAAATGTTAAGATAGAAGCCATTGGACCAGTAGAAAAATCTTAAAAGATTGTAAACCTACTTTATTTGGTGTTGCGTGGTACCCTTTGACTAACCACAGGGCACCCTGAGTCAACTTTGTAGAATTACTGAAACACCTCCTCCAAATAAAAGGGAAAGGTCAACATGTCACTGGTGTTTTGCACTGTCAAATATGAACCAGCTGAATCAGCACCGTGTCTGGGGTTCTCAAAAAGCTCACCTTGCATGGGTGACTAAGATGTAATGAGTATATATAAATTTCCTACTACACTAGTGCATTTTGAGCCATCTTTGCAACGTAAGAAATGCAATCAACCAAACACAGCCATGTGTGAAAAGCTGACTGTGTGTGGCAACCTTGCCATGCTGCCAGCAACAATGAAGGACTAACAATGATATACCATGACACCAATTGAACGTGCTTCTGCTCATGTATGAATGCACGCATAAATATAAATGCATATGATCAACCTACTTATCATACATTCATTCTTATTCATCTAAACAGATCATCCAATATACcacaaaatgaatggaaaaaacatggtgtgccgtaacagctgttacagggCAATTACGTAAAGGAAACgatggcaactgttacacgttacaAGGTCATAATGGTCTAAGGTCGCCAGTGAGGTCgtggccccgctcaatttaaaGGTCGTAACACCAACaaatgaaattcagcagggcaacctGGAaaatgagtagggcaaactagaaattgagcgaggcaaacatgaaattgagcggggcaaactaagaattgagcggggcaaacatgaaattcagcgggggaaacatgaaattcagcagggcaaacatggaattgagcggggcaaacatgaaattggacggggcaaactaggaattgagcagggcaaacatgaaaaggAGCGGgattataatccatagccatattaTCGAACTatggtcgatattatcgacaatctaGGCTAtagttataatctgtagccataggtctacgaCCATTTTCTCATCTCCTTTCCTACTATTATTttatcaacttgcttcttcacacccgatgtaaaaataaataaataaataaaataaaataaaacaaaaaaaaaaaaaaaagaaacaaagaaacaaagcGTTAAAACACCATAGAGAATGTAACCTTTAATATGAAAAGTTCCAAATTTATGCCATAGAGATTTCCAATCTGGAGTTTGAAGCTCTAGTTGCCTATGCAAATGGAAGAACGCTAAAAAATTACCTTTACAACGACTTTTTTGCCATCATGCATGTGAGCAACATGAACCTTTGCGAGGGAAGCACTTGCTAGTGGAACAAGATCAAACTCAACAAAAATCTGCTTTAGAAACTCATGACAATATGATATGATGCAATGATCAAACCTGCACTACAAAACAATTGACAAAATGCAACTGAGAATGGATCTTTCAGCTACAAACTTTAGAAGAAAAAAATCTGATCGTTATTTAACCTTTCAAGCCTTGACTTGTAAGATCCCTGTTGACATTAAGATCTCTTCTATAAATAATGGATATGACAGAAAATGAA
This region of Magnolia sinica isolate HGM2019 chromosome 1, MsV1, whole genome shotgun sequence genomic DNA includes:
- the LOC131247449 gene encoding nucleosome assembly protein 1;2-like; protein product: MKATVERERKSKQRKWERKSHSSERMGIFVLKFQPCRFDHCIISYCHEFLKQIFVEFDLVPLASASLAKVHVAHMHDGKKVVVKSQHDELEAKFFEERAALEAKYQKMYDPLYAKVTFCVALGIEGTPTKDKATEEKGVPDFWLTAMKTNEVVGEEIFERDEGALKYLKDIKWFRINDPKGFKLEFFFDPNPYFKNTVLTKTYHMIDDDEPILEKAIGTEIEWYLGKSLTQKVLKKKPKKGLKNAKPITKTEQCDSFFNFFNPPQVSDDDYDIDEETVTSEYQAKEERMIAYLQKAWEFMSKFPRCDVNLIPRSENSKEDTLAKVATMAEDDIPRSIPIEFLAEPSINKSDSDTIIPVNSAPKLDGLDSRISLERRAI